One Streptosporangium becharense genomic window, GTCGAGATTCTCAGCGTCCGCCGCCACCGGGAGAAGCCGTTCTTCCCCATCGAGCCCGCGGTGAACCTGTCCTGGGTGGTCGACGCGCGTCCGGGAGTGCGCCGCCTGTTCCCCCGGGGCCAGATGAGCACCGAGGTCGCGCTCTGGCGGCGGCTGCGCACGCTCAGGGCCGACGTCCTCATCACCACCCGGCCGGCCCTCGGTGTCCAGGCCGCCCGGCACGCGCCGCGCGAGATGCTGCGGATCGCCCGCGAATGGGGCCGCCCTCCGGTGCCGGGCCCGATCAGGAAGTTCTATCCCCGGCTGGACGGGGTCGTCACCGCCACCGAGGCGAGCCGACAGGAGTGGGTCCGCCTCCTGGACGGCAGGACGCCGGTCAGCCTGATCCCGGACGCGCTTCCCGCCGGGCCGTGGCCGCGCTCGCGGATGGACAACCGCATCGTCGCCGCGGGCGGGCGCCTGGTCGCGGCCAAGGCCCACGACCGGCTGATCCGGGCGTTCGCCATCGTCGCCGGCAAGTGTCCCGGCTGGCGGCTGCGCCTGTACGGCGGAGGCCCCGAGGAGAAGCGCCTGCGCGACCTGGTCGCCTCCCTCGGCCTGCACAACCACGTCTACTTCATGGGCACCACCCCCGACCTCGCCGGAGAGTTCGCCAAGGCGTCGATCGTGGCGACGGCCTCCAGGACGGAGGAGCTCGGGATGACCGTGATCGAGGCGATGGCCAGCGGGGTGCCGGTGATCGCGTTCGACAGCCCGCGCGGGCCCGGCGAGTTCGTGACCCACGGACGCAGCGGGGTGCTGGTCCCCGAGGGGGAGGGCGAGATCGAGGCGTACGCCTCCGCGCTGCTCGCGCTCATCGACGACGAGCGGCGCCGCCGGGAGCTCGCCGCGGGCGCCCTGGGGGCCGCGGCGGTGTACGGGGCGCCCGCGGTGGCCGCGCGGTGGGAGGAACTGATCACCGGGACGTCCCGCGGGGCCTGACCCGGGTACCGTTGGGACATGCATGGGTACAGCGGTGACAAGCAGGCTTATCTGACCCGGTTGCGGCGTATCGAGGGGCAGATCCGGGGCCTGCAGCGGATGGTCGAAGAGGATGCCTACTGCATCGACGTGCTGACCCAGGTTTCGGCGGCCACCCGGGCGCTCCAGGCCGTGGCGCTCGGACTGCTGGAGGACCACATCGGGCACTGCGTGGCCGACGCCGTCAGCACCGGCGGGCCGCAGGCCCAGGAGAAGGTCAAGGAGGCGTCGGCGGCCATCGCCCGGCTTGTCCGGTCGTGACTAGTCACCGGGCTATCGGCTGACCACGTCCCGGACTCCCGAGGAGGAGTCCGGGACAGGGTCGTCGATACGGTTCTCTCAGTGGCTTCAGCAGGTCGCCGAAGCGCTCAATCCGAGCGCGTTGTCGAGCTCCACCAAGGTGAGCGGCCGTTCGCTGACAGCGACGGCGGTAAGCACCTCGGCGTAGAGCGCGATCTCGTCCAACGCGACACGGTCGTGGACCCTGGAGTCCAGCTCATCGTGCCCCACCGCGTCGTCCTTCCTTCCGCAGCCCACACCCACTTCGAGGTTACGGCGGGCGGTCAGGCGGTGCCCATGGCCCATCGTGACCATTCCCGGCGCAGCCACCGCGACCCCAAGAGGGTCATTTCCCGGTTTCCGAGATCACAATTCAGCCAATTGTCTGATACATCGGGAGATAGGAGGATATAGGGAGAGTAAGGAAAAAATAACTAAATCTGTGGTTTAAGTGTGTTGATCTATGTCAGAAGTGTCGGGGATAGGTTCCTGATGCTCCTGGTACGTCCGGAAGTGGATCATCCCGTTCGTGTGTCAACCGGTGCACCAGCGCCGAGGCCGTCGCGAACCCCCGCTCGGGGACGGCCGTTCCCGTGAGGCGGCACCAGGCGAGCCCGGTGGCGTACGCCGCTCCCAGCAGCGCGGCGGCCGAGCCCCGGTCCGCCGGGTGCAGCGCCGAGGGCAGCTCGCCGGAGCGCGGCCAGCACCCCCGCAGCGGGTGGGCCGGGTCGATGAGCACGACGTGCAGGATGTGACGGAGCTCGGGGTCCAGCCACCGGTAGACGCCGTCCGCGGCCCGCGGCGCGCAGTCCGCCAGGTCGGCGGCCAGCAGGGAGGCGGCCACCGCCCGCGGATCGGCGCCCTTGGCGGCGAGGAAGCCCAGCGACTGGACCAGGTCGTAGAGCGTGTGCTGGAAGTGGTCCCCGGGTGAGGTGTCGGGAAGCGTCACATGGGGCGGGCACCGCGAGAGCCAGGCGTCCCGCAGCGGCTCGTCGCCGTGATGGGCGACGGACGGGTCGTGGCAGGTCCGGCGGAGCAGCGGGTCGAGGATGGCCAGCAACGCGTCGGCCCGGGGCCGGAACCTGGCGTCGCCGCGCACGATGACCGCCGTGTCGGCCATCAGGGCCACCAGCCGCAGGCCCGCCTCCGGGTGACCGGCCCTGACCCGCTCGCCGTACAACGAGACCAGGTCGTCCAGCGAGGTGGGCGGCAGCCAGCGGACCCACTCGTCACCGGGGAGCGGCCGGGCCAGGAACTCCCCGAACATCGACAGCAGCACCTCGTTGCCGTCGAAGGCGGGTGCGTAGGCGCACCACATGAGCGTGCCCCAGATGGCGGCGACCGGGCTGGCCACCTCCTCGGCGAAGAGCTCCGCGAACGGCCCGGTGATCGGGAAGTCCTCCCTGCGGCGACCGCGCTGGCGGACGACCAGCTCGCGGACCCGCTCGACGATCTCGTACGGGACGTCGGGGCCGATGAACCCCTGAACCGACCCGCGGTCGGCGACGAAGTCGGGTCCGGTGGGGACCATGTGGGGCGTGATCATCGAAGTGGCCGGCACGGTGTACGCCGCCGCGCGGAAGTTCCGGTCGGCGGGCGGCGCGGTCAGGTACCAGCGACCGTCCGCGGGATCCTGGCGGTACCAGCGGGCGTGGGCGCCGAACAGCCAGCGCCCGCCGTCGGGGGTGACCAGGGTGCGCAGCGCGATGGCCTGGGCCCGCGCGAGCGGCGGGGTGGTCGCCCACCGGGGGTCGGTGACCATGGTGCGCACGTCGTTCTCGATGCTGTCGAACCCGTCCCACTGCCACACGCCGGTCATCGGCATTCCGGGGGTGCGCGACCCTGACGTCAGCCAGGGGCGGCGGGCCCCTGCCTCCCTTCGGTCAGCTCGTGCCCGGTTCCGGGACCCCCGGGCGGGCCTTGCACCGATGGTAAGGCTCCACCCGCCGCCTCCGAGGGGGAGGTCGCGTTCGAGAGGAGACCGCCTCCGGGGGGGAGGCCGGGTCCAGGCCGGGCGGCCGGGGCCGGGACGCGGCGCTCAGGAGGCGGGGCGGTCAGGGGGCAGGGGTCAGGGGGCGGGGCGGCCGAGCCGGGGAGACCCGTTCAGGCCGGGGAGCCGGAGTCCGGGAAGGCGGCGGCGGTGGCGGCGCGGTGGCGGGCGGCCTTGGCGACGTAGTTGTCCGGGGTCCGGGCGAAGGAGGCGCGGTCGTCGTCCGTGAGCTCGCGCACGATCCTGCCGGGGACCCCGGCGACGAGCACCCCGGCCGGGATCCTCTTGCCGGGCGGTACCAGGGCTCCCGCCGCGACCAGGGAACCGGCGCCGATCCGGGCCCCGCCGAGCACGATCGCGCCGATGCCGACGAGCGCGCCGGTCTCCACGTGGGCCCCGTGCACCATGGCCTTGTGCCCCAGACTCGCCCTGGGCTCCAGGATCGCGGGCTGGCCGGGGTCGGCGTGCAGGCAGCACAGGTCCTGGACGTTGCACTCCTCACCGACCTCGATGATCTCGTCGTCGCCGCGGAGCACCGAGCCGTACCAGACGCTCGCGGCACGGCCCAGTCGTACCCTGCCGACGACCACCGCGCCGGGGGCGACGTAGGCGTCCGGGTGGATGCGAGGGATCGCGTCACCGTCCAGGGAGGCGACGTACGGCGTGGCGTTCATGGGAACGATGTTACGGGGAGTGAGCTTGTCCGGTATTTCGGCAAGTAGGTCGGGCGTTCCGGTTGCACTGTCGGGCAGTAGGCAGGAAAGTCGTCTCCTGACGTCTCCTTTCCCGCCACCCGACCTCCACAGGCAGTGCAATGACAAACCAGTACGATAGCTTTCCCAACCTGATGCACGACGACTCCTTCGAGGTCGTCATGCGTGGCTACAGCCGTCGTCAGGTTCACGACTACATGGACCGCACCCGCCACCAGATCCGTGATCTGGAGGAGAGGCTCGCCCGCGCGATCGACCAGATCGAGCAGAGCCGCATGGAGTTGGCCGAGGCGCGCCGGAGGCTCTCCGACGCCCCGCAAGACTACGACGAGCTCGGCCAGCGGCTCAGCCAGATCCTGAAGCTGGGCGAGGAGGAGGCCGCCGCCAAGCGGCAGGTCGCCGAGGCCGAGGCCACCAAGCTCCGCGACGACGCCGCCCAGGAGGCCGAGCGCCTGGTCACCTCCGCGCGGGAGCGTGCCGAGAGCATCCTGAACGCCGCGCAGCAGGAGGCCGAGCGCCGGATCACCGAGGCGACCTCCGCCGCCGAGCAGCTGCTCTCCCAGGCCGGCAACGACGCCGAGGAGACGCTCAACGCGGCGCGTGCCGAGGCCGACGAGACGTTGCGCGGCGCCCGCACCGAAGCCGACCGCATGGTCACCTCCGCGAGGAGCGAAGCCGAGCGGACGGTCGCGGACGCCCGCGCCGAGGCCGACGCGACGCTGAACGGCGCCCACACCGAGGCGCAGGCCACCGTCACCGCGGCCAACGCCGAGGCGCGCGCCACGCTGTCCGCCGCCCAGCAGCGCGCCGCGGTCCTGGACGAGACGACGGGCCGCCGGGTCGCGTACCTCACCGACACCCACCACGAGGTCATGCGCCGCCTGCAGGAGATGGGTGCCGTGCTCGGCGACCTGCTGCACCGCGAGAGCGTCGCGGGGCCGCTGGTCGACGAGACCGCGGTGCTGCCTCCGGCCCGGGTCCAGCCCGCCCTGGCCGCCCCCGCGCCGGGTCCGGGTGAGCCCCCCGCCGTTCCGGCCCACGCGTCCGTGCGGGACGCCTCCCCGGACGTGGACGGTTCCGTCGAGCTCGTCACCGTCGAACCGGACCCCGACCGGCCCGCCGAGGCAGGACGGGACGCCGACTCCGACGACGCCTCGCCGGACATCGACTCCGTCCGCGTGATCGTGGACGACGACGCCGACTCCGCGGCCGGTGAGCGTGGCGAGACGCGCGACGCCGGGGGCCGTCCGTCGGCGGCCAGGCGCGAGGACGGGAAGTACACCGCCCGCCGCAGGTGAGGGCGGAACACCGGGCAGCACGGTGAGCATGCCGGGGAC contains:
- a CDS encoding glycosyltransferase, with the protein product MRICLLVPSAYGMRGDVRSVVNLAGELAERHDVEILSVRRHREKPFFPIEPAVNLSWVVDARPGVRRLFPRGQMSTEVALWRRLRTLRADVLITTRPALGVQAARHAPREMLRIAREWGRPPVPGPIRKFYPRLDGVVTATEASRQEWVRLLDGRTPVSLIPDALPAGPWPRSRMDNRIVAAGGRLVAAKAHDRLIRAFAIVAGKCPGWRLRLYGGGPEEKRLRDLVASLGLHNHVYFMGTTPDLAGEFAKASIVATASRTEELGMTVIEAMASGVPVIAFDSPRGPGEFVTHGRSGVLVPEGEGEIEAYASALLALIDDERRRRELAAGALGAAAVYGAPAVAARWEELITGTSRGA
- a CDS encoding metal-sensitive transcriptional regulator, producing the protein MHGYSGDKQAYLTRLRRIEGQIRGLQRMVEEDAYCIDVLTQVSAATRALQAVALGLLEDHIGHCVADAVSTGGPQAQEKVKEASAAIARLVRS
- a CDS encoding gamma carbonic anhydrase family protein, which translates into the protein MNATPYVASLDGDAIPRIHPDAYVAPGAVVVGRVRLGRAASVWYGSVLRGDDEIIEVGEECNVQDLCCLHADPGQPAILEPRASLGHKAMVHGAHVETGALVGIGAIVLGGARIGAGSLVAAGALVPPGKRIPAGVLVAGVPGRIVRELTDDDRASFARTPDNYVAKAARHRAATAAAFPDSGSPA
- a CDS encoding DivIVA domain-containing protein, which gives rise to MHDDSFEVVMRGYSRRQVHDYMDRTRHQIRDLEERLARAIDQIEQSRMELAEARRRLSDAPQDYDELGQRLSQILKLGEEEAAAKRQVAEAEATKLRDDAAQEAERLVTSARERAESILNAAQQEAERRITEATSAAEQLLSQAGNDAEETLNAARAEADETLRGARTEADRMVTSARSEAERTVADARAEADATLNGAHTEAQATVTAANAEARATLSAAQQRAAVLDETTGRRVAYLTDTHHEVMRRLQEMGAVLGDLLHRESVAGPLVDETAVLPPARVQPALAAPAPGPGEPPAVPAHASVRDASPDVDGSVELVTVEPDPDRPAEAGRDADSDDASPDIDSVRVIVDDDADSAAGERGETRDAGGRPSAARREDGKYTARRR